TGGATGGAATCTAAAAAGTGGGCAAATCTGCTGTATCAGAAGGGTGTCCGTAACGGGGATCATGTTGGGGTCTGGATGAACAATGATGCAAAGACTGTATTTATTATTCATGCTTTACAACTTTTAGGGGCCCGGGCGATTTTGTTCAATCGGAAACTCCAGAAGGATGAGCTGTTTTGGCAGCTGGATAATTCCAGGGCTACTTGTTTGATTCATGATGGGGATATTGGTGAAATCAAAGGATTTTCTATTTTGGAGATTCAAGCAGAGGAGCACGAGCGTACGTTAAGTACTGCTCCAGACGATTCCTTGTTACTTGATGAGTGCTCAATGGATGATGTCTGCTCGGTCATGTATACTTCAGGAACAACAGGAAAACCCAAAGGGGTCCTGCAAACGTATGGAAATCACTGGTGGAGTGCAATGGGGTCTGCACTTAATCTCGGACTAAGCCACGACGATATCTGGCTTGCAGCAGTTCCGTTATTTCATATTAGCGGCTATTCCATCTTAATGAGAAGTGTTATTTATGGCGTGCCTGTTATTCTATATGAACGTTTTGATGAAGCAGCTATAAATAATGAGCTTATAAGTGGAAATGTAACGATTATCTCAGTTGTAACTGCTATGCTAAGCAGATTACTGGAAAATTTAGCGGGGCGAACCTATTCACCTAAGCTGCGCTGTGTCCTGCTTGGAGGAGGACCGGCTCCTTATCCGATTTTAAAGGCATGCAAGAACAAAAACATTCCTGTCTTTCAAACCTATGGAATGACGGAAACGTCTTCGCAAATCGTGACTTTGGCACCTGAATATGCTTTAACGAAACTGGGGTCCGCAGGGAAGCCGTTATTCCCATGTCGGGTGAAAATTGACAGGTCCGATGAAAATGGAACAGGAGAAATCTTAGTAAAAGGCCCCAATGTTACGGTTGGTTATTTCGAACGTCCTGATGCAAATGAACAGGCCTTTCAAAATGGCTGGCTTAAAACAGGTGATATTGGCTACCTTGATGATGAAGGTTTTTTATTTGTGCTAGATCGCCGGTCTGACTTAATTATTTCCGGAGGAGAAAATATATATCCAGCAGAGATTGAATCTGTATTATTATCACATCCCAGTATTCGTGAAGCGGGTGTTGTCGGAAAAGAAGATCCAACCTGGGGACAGGTTCCAGTTGCATTCGTGGTTTTATCAAAACAAGAAGACGATTTAGCAATAATCAATTGGTTAAAAGAAAAAATTGCGTCTTATAAAGTGCCTAAGCAAGTTATTGTTGTTGATTATTTGCCTCGAAATGCATCGAATAAGCTGCTGCGGAAAGAGTTACGGAATTGGCTCTAAATTAAAGGGGTCAGACATTAGGGTCTGACCCCTTTAATTTATAAATCAGCAGGTTTAAAAGTTTTGCAATCCGTTTCTTTGCTATTGTGAGCACGGTCTCCTCTTTGGGCCACTACATAAATTTCATCAGCGCCGCAAAGATTGCCATGTTCCCAGAAAATGCAGTTGTTGACTTCACATTTTACGTCTTTGGCCACTGTGTACACCCCTTTCTAGCTGTACACATATATTGTTCTCGAGAGCTTCCATTTGAATACTACGTAATTAAAAGGGGTAGCTTCCGAATTTTTGTAAAAAAGTCAGCTTTTTTTGCGGAAGCCGTTCCATTTTTTCGGAACAGGGTCAATTCCGCCGGGATGAAAGGGCTGGCATTTCAAAATCCGGACAATGGTTAAATATCCCCCTTTAATAAAGCCGAATCGGTTGATAGCCTCTATGCCATAATGAGAACAAGTTGGATAAAACCGACAGGATGGGGGTTTTAAAGGAGAAATAAATTTTTGATAAAAACGAATAATTCCTAAAGCAATATATTTCAAATAATCACCTTTCATTTCTTATACACTTTTATCATAATGGTAATAAGAAAAAAGAAAGAACGCAATTTTAAAGTTTAAATAGCACTAAGTAGATGAAAAAAATCGGAATTTACGATAGAATAGGTTGAGGAACAAATAAGGAGGGTTAATAAATGCCATCTGTAGAAAGCTTTGAGCTAGATCATAATGCTGTTAAAGCTCCATACGTCCGCCACTGTGGTGTTCACAAAGTCGGCAGTGATGGAGTTGTCAATAAATTTGATATTCGTTTCTGCCAGCCAAATAAACAAGCAATGAAGCCAGATGCCATTCACACGTTAGAGCATCTGTTAGCGTTTAATATTAGAAAGCATGTTGAGAAATATGACCATTTCGACATTATTGACATTTCTCCAATGGGATGCCAAACTGGGTTTTATTTAGTTGTCAGCGGTGCTCCTACCGTTGAGGAAATTATCGATTTGTTAGAAGAAACGATGAAAGATGTGGCAACGATTGAGGATATTCCTGCTGCCAATGAAAAACAATGTGGCCAAGCAAAACTTCATGACTTAGAAGGCGCTAAAAGACTTATTCATTTCTGGCTGTCTAAATCAAAGGACGAATTAAAACAAGTTTTTGCATAACGCAGGGAAGAGGCTGAAACCATGTCGGTTTTTAGCCTCTTTTTTTTGTTAAAGTTATCTATTCACTTTTCTTATCTTCATTTTCGTTAATATCCTGATTTTGCAAATAAGGATTATTTTCAAGCGGATCCACTGTGTGTTTGTATTGGTATGCTTTGGAAGTCGTTAAGACCGCAAGCAGCAGAACAACAATGACAATAATGACACAAATAATAAGTATGGTATACAAAGGTGCTCCCTCCTTCTTTTCTATAGTACAAGAATGTAAACTTTTTTTCATCAAAAAATAAGTTTGTCTCTTTACGAAAAGGGTATCCTAAATCTAGGAGGGTGATCGTATGTCCGAACATTTAATCCAAACTGTCAACAGACAAATTGCAAACTGGACCGTATTGTATGTCAAGCTTCATAATTACCACTGGTTTGTAAAGGGACCTCAATTCTTCACACTGCACGAATTGTATGAACAACTTTATAATGAAGCTCATACATATATTGATGATTTAGCAGAACGGTTGCTTGCCCTCGATGGCAAACCTGTGGCGACGATGGGAGAAGCGCTGGAAATAGCAACTATTAAGGAAGCGACAGGTACCGAGACAGCAGAAGAAATGGTTCAATCTACTCAAGATGATTTCGAGATTTTAATTGATGAATTTAAAGACGGTATGATTATAGCTGAAGAAGCTGGGGATGAAACAACGGCGGACATGCTTCTGTCTATTCACCAAAGCTTAGAAAAACATGTTTGGATGCTGAAGTCGTTTTTAGGTAAATAATCGTTGTGGAAAGCCATTGGCACCAATGTCAATGGCTTTTTATTTTAAGCTCGTCTGTCGGCGGGTTTTCTTTTTTGTAAAGACAAAAAAGAAATTTTCCATCAAAAGGTATCATTGGAACTATGACAGATAACGTTACACGAAAAATCTTAAAGCATATGATTAAGTAGAGCTATTCTTTCATTTTATCTAAGGGGAAATGTATAATGGAATTCATTCGAACGTTTACTATCCCTTTCATTTCGTGTGTCGGTTCAGTAGTCTCAGTTATGTTTGGAGGCTGGAATCATATTTTTTTGTTATTGATCATTGTTGTCATACTTGATTACGTACTAGGTGTTTTAATTGCGTATATGAACGGATCTTTATCTAGCAAGGTAGGCTGGAAGGGAATTGCCAAAAAGGTGATTATATTTTCCCTGATAGCGGTTGCCCATATTGTCGATGTAGTTTTGGATACTCAACACCTGGTGCGGAATGCAACGATTTTGTTTTATCTATGTAACGAATGTATTTCCATTATAGAACATGCCGCGAAAGCTGGAGTACCCATTCCTAAAGCTTTATTGAATGCTTTAGAGAGCATCAGTCAGAATGATCATAAAAACCTAGATCAGGGTAAGGACACTGATACACAGGATAAGGATCCTAATAAAACTCCTGAATAAAAATCACCTATATGTGGAAAAAGAAACATAAATGGTTTTAAGGAGATAATCTTATGACAAATGAGAGGAAGACCTATTATATTGATCTAGGTAACGGTGAGATTTCCCGAAGCAGAACAGCATCTACTTGGAATTATCATATTGAAGCCTCCAATGAAGAAATTACTCAGCTGCGCGAGTATTTTGACCAAATGCATTCGACAGGGTGGCAAAACTTTCTCCGTGCCCATGTTCCATACGTTCAATATCATTATGATCGCGAAAATGATGCGAATGATCGTCTATTAAAAGATGTGTACCGATTGATTCACGATTTGGGAGATGAAGATGCAAGAAAACATATTGAGTCTATTGGGATATTGGAAGAGGATTCCTATGCCGAGCCAAACACTCAAAGCATTCAAAATGACATAAATAATTAAAGAGCCCTCAAAGAGGCTCTTTAATTATCTAGGGTGCTTCCGCTTTTCTTACTTAAAGACCTGTTTCTGCAGTAATATCTTGGGCAGTATCGATCACTTGTTGAGGGACTTCAACTGTCGCATTATTAAAATCAGCATAGGATCCGTTCATTTTCATGTCCATTATTAAGGTTTCTTCCCCTTCAGTAATAGTTAGGGAAAGGATCATATTTAGCTTGGTAGGATAGAAGGATTCTTGATCGATAAACATCTCATACTCTAAATTTTCAATCGCCATATTTTCAAATACATTCCCCATCGCTTCA
This genomic window from Bacillus oleivorans contains:
- the yidD gene encoding membrane protein insertion efficiency factor YidD gives rise to the protein MKGDYLKYIALGIIRFYQKFISPLKPPSCRFYPTCSHYGIEAINRFGFIKGGYLTIVRILKCQPFHPGGIDPVPKKWNGFRKKS
- a CDS encoding S-ribosylhomocysteine lyase, with product MPSVESFELDHNAVKAPYVRHCGVHKVGSDGVVNKFDIRFCQPNKQAMKPDAIHTLEHLLAFNIRKHVEKYDHFDIIDISPMGCQTGFYLVVSGAPTVEEIIDLLEETMKDVATIEDIPAANEKQCGQAKLHDLEGAKRLIHFWLSKSKDELKQVFA
- a CDS encoding phage holin family protein, with product MEFIRTFTIPFISCVGSVVSVMFGGWNHIFLLLIIVVILDYVLGVLIAYMNGSLSSKVGWKGIAKKVIIFSLIAVAHIVDVVLDTQHLVRNATILFYLCNECISIIEHAAKAGVPIPKALLNALESISQNDHKNLDQGKDTDTQDKDPNKTPE
- a CDS encoding DUF1540 domain-containing protein; this encodes MAKDVKCEVNNCIFWEHGNLCGADEIYVVAQRGDRAHNSKETDCKTFKPADL
- a CDS encoding Dps family protein, coding for MSEHLIQTVNRQIANWTVLYVKLHNYHWFVKGPQFFTLHELYEQLYNEAHTYIDDLAERLLALDGKPVATMGEALEIATIKEATGTETAEEMVQSTQDDFEILIDEFKDGMIIAEEAGDETTADMLLSIHQSLEKHVWMLKSFLGK
- the ytzI gene encoding YtzI protein, translating into MYTILIICVIIVIVVLLLAVLTTSKAYQYKHTVDPLENNPYLQNQDINENEDKKSE
- a CDS encoding hydrolase; translated protein: MTNERKTYYIDLGNGEISRSRTASTWNYHIEASNEEITQLREYFDQMHSTGWQNFLRAHVPYVQYHYDRENDANDRLLKDVYRLIHDLGDEDARKHIESIGILEEDSYAEPNTQSIQNDINN
- a CDS encoding o-succinylbenzoate--CoA ligase, whose amino-acid sequence is MSSPVMPIWVTQRAKLTPERIGLIYKGKSYTFQEIWMESKKWANLLYQKGVRNGDHVGVWMNNDAKTVFIIHALQLLGARAILFNRKLQKDELFWQLDNSRATCLIHDGDIGEIKGFSILEIQAEEHERTLSTAPDDSLLLDECSMDDVCSVMYTSGTTGKPKGVLQTYGNHWWSAMGSALNLGLSHDDIWLAAVPLFHISGYSILMRSVIYGVPVILYERFDEAAINNELISGNVTIISVVTAMLSRLLENLAGRTYSPKLRCVLLGGGPAPYPILKACKNKNIPVFQTYGMTETSSQIVTLAPEYALTKLGSAGKPLFPCRVKIDRSDENGTGEILVKGPNVTVGYFERPDANEQAFQNGWLKTGDIGYLDDEGFLFVLDRRSDLIISGGENIYPAEIESVLLSHPSIREAGVVGKEDPTWGQVPVAFVVLSKQEDDLAIINWLKEKIASYKVPKQVIVVDYLPRNASNKLLRKELRNWL